From Calditrichota bacterium, the proteins below share one genomic window:
- a CDS encoding acetyl-CoA carboxylase carboxyltransferase subunit alpha: MEKYTLEFERPILELEKKIQEMKDYSLNADVDLSDEILKLEEKARRLSKDIYSKLTRWQRVQLARHPQRPYTLDYISRMTDYFLELHGDRAFGEDAAIVSGLAEIDGQRMAIIGHQKGRTTKEKLYRNFGMPHPEGYRKALRVMKMAAKFNSPVVCLIDTPGAYPGIGAEERGQAEAIARNLFEMSHLPVPILIVVIGEGASGGALGVGVGDRLLMMENTWYSVISPEGCAAILWRDNSKADQAAEAMRVTASDLKELQVLDRIIPEPLGGAHRNYDEAAEILKKTILEELNNLQELPASQLVEQRIEKFGKMGFWNE, encoded by the coding sequence ATGGAAAAATATACACTCGAATTTGAACGACCCATTCTGGAACTTGAGAAAAAAATTCAAGAGATGAAGGATTATTCGCTGAACGCTGATGTGGATCTCAGCGATGAAATTCTTAAATTAGAAGAAAAAGCCAGGCGGTTGAGCAAAGATATTTACTCCAAACTGACGCGTTGGCAGCGCGTTCAGTTGGCGCGTCATCCGCAAAGGCCTTATACGCTGGATTACATCAGTCGGATGACGGATTATTTTCTCGAGCTCCACGGCGACCGCGCTTTCGGAGAGGATGCGGCGATTGTGTCAGGTTTAGCAGAAATCGACGGCCAGAGAATGGCGATCATCGGTCACCAAAAAGGTCGAACCACCAAGGAAAAATTGTACCGTAATTTCGGCATGCCGCATCCCGAAGGCTATCGAAAAGCGTTGCGAGTGATGAAAATGGCGGCGAAATTCAACAGTCCGGTAGTGTGTTTGATTGACACACCGGGGGCGTATCCGGGCATTGGCGCCGAGGAACGTGGTCAGGCGGAAGCCATCGCCCGAAATTTATTTGAGATGTCGCATTTGCCGGTGCCAATTTTGATCGTCGTTATTGGGGAAGGCGCCAGCGGCGGCGCTCTCGGCGTTGGCGTCGGCGACCGGCTGCTGATGATGGAAAATACCTGGTATTCAGTGATTTCTCCCGAGGGCTGCGCCGCGATCTTGTGGCGCGACAATAGCAAAGCAGATCAGGCTGCAGAAGCCATGCGCGTGACTGCCAGCGATTTGAAAGAATTGCAAGTTCTCGACAGAATTATTCCCGAGCCGTTGGGCGGCGCTCATCGCAATTATGACGAGGCGGCGGAAATTTTAAAAAAAACCATTTTAGAAGAGTTAAATAATTTGCAAGAATTACCAGCGTCACAGTTGGTGGAGCAAAGAATTGAAAAATTTGGTAAAATGGGTTTTTGGAACGAGTGA
- a CDS encoding glycosyltransferase, with translation MDLSIIIVNYNVKEFLQQAVTSIRQAGRSLDCEVIVVDNASADGSVELVREKFPDVKLIANAENRGFAVANNQAMKIARGDFILLLNPDTIVQENTFSVIVDYFRQHPDCGMVGCKILNPDGSLQLACRRSFPTPWVALTKIVGLSRLFPRSKLFGKYNLTYLDPNENYEVEAISGSFMFFRREVMEQIGYLDESFFMYGEDLDWCFRVREAGWKIYYLPDTQIIHFKGESSKKSDTDLILQFYRAMKLFVEKHYQNRYFHVPQWLLMAGISARALLTFVSRLINYLLPGIIDWLLLNLSLALAIFVGIYLRFQFFPLQAYLPVMMVYSLIWIFCLILSDAYYHSKFSSLRAAQGVLLGLIFNASLTFFFNQYAFSRAVVLSASVFSVVTLAGWRFAVKLLARFKKLPFLGSLGNALLGRKAIIVAVPEDGTAIAEKLRQSVDAGYDILGLVTPTQQAPGDSSRQLTMLGALENLDSIISRTGAREIIFATEGVSFDKILHIISRTSRKDVTFKLVPRSMDVIIGKASIEYIGDLPLVDIQYRLSQPRNRIAKRIFDIFVAVALLIVFLPVFFYLIVFKGARCEKKIIVGPLEKNIPVCFFKGKKLTERQKKLPLLGAVLLGRISLVGAPFVFLNENKNFQAADLKPGVTGLAQISRNTSGTAEDIERYNQFYMKNYSIQSDVEILIKALFRI, from the coding sequence ATGGATTTATCGATAATCATTGTTAATTATAATGTTAAGGAATTTTTGCAACAGGCGGTGACGTCCATTCGGCAGGCAGGCCGTTCGCTGGATTGTGAAGTGATCGTCGTTGACAACGCTTCGGCAGATGGCAGCGTGGAGTTAGTTCGGGAAAAATTTCCGGATGTGAAACTTATCGCCAATGCGGAAAATCGCGGTTTCGCCGTCGCCAATAATCAGGCGATGAAAATCGCTCGCGGCGACTTTATTTTATTGCTCAATCCGGACACCATCGTCCAGGAAAATACGTTCTCTGTCATAGTTGATTATTTTCGTCAGCATCCTGATTGCGGCATGGTTGGCTGCAAAATTTTAAATCCGGACGGCAGTTTGCAATTGGCGTGCCGCCGCAGTTTTCCCACGCCGTGGGTCGCGCTCACTAAAATTGTGGGTTTGAGCCGTCTGTTTCCGCGCAGCAAATTGTTTGGCAAGTACAATCTGACTTATCTAGATCCGAACGAAAATTACGAGGTGGAAGCTATTTCCGGATCGTTCATGTTTTTCCGTCGGGAGGTTATGGAGCAGATCGGATATCTGGATGAGTCTTTTTTCATGTACGGCGAGGATTTGGATTGGTGCTTTCGCGTTCGCGAGGCGGGTTGGAAAATTTACTATTTGCCGGACACGCAGATCATCCATTTCAAGGGCGAAAGTTCTAAAAAGAGCGATACTGATCTGATTCTCCAGTTTTATCGGGCGATGAAACTGTTCGTGGAAAAACATTATCAGAACCGCTATTTTCACGTGCCGCAGTGGCTGCTTATGGCAGGCATTTCGGCGCGCGCGCTGTTGACTTTTGTCAGCCGACTGATCAACTATCTTTTGCCCGGAATCATCGACTGGCTGTTGCTCAATCTGTCCCTGGCGCTGGCAATTTTTGTGGGCATCTATTTGCGGTTTCAGTTTTTCCCGCTTCAGGCGTACTTGCCGGTGATGATGGTTTATTCGCTGATCTGGATTTTTTGCCTGATTTTATCGGACGCCTATTATCACAGCAAATTTTCTTCGTTGCGCGCGGCGCAAGGTGTGTTGCTGGGGTTGATTTTTAACGCATCGCTCACGTTCTTTTTCAATCAATACGCATTTTCGCGCGCCGTGGTGCTCAGCGCCTCTGTTTTCAGCGTCGTCACTCTTGCCGGCTGGCGGTTCGCGGTGAAATTGTTAGCGCGTTTCAAAAAGTTGCCTTTTCTCGGCTCGCTGGGAAACGCGCTGTTGGGCAGAAAAGCGATCATTGTCGCCGTGCCGGAAGACGGAACAGCCATCGCGGAAAAATTGCGGCAAAGCGTGGATGCCGGCTATGACATTTTGGGACTGGTGACTCCGACGCAGCAAGCGCCGGGCGATTCTTCGCGCCAATTGACGATGCTCGGTGCGCTGGAGAATCTGGACTCGATCATTTCCAGAACGGGCGCGCGGGAAATTATCTTTGCCACGGAAGGCGTTTCGTTCGATAAAATTTTGCACATCATTTCCCGGACATCGCGCAAGGACGTGACGTTTAAATTAGTCCCTCGCAGCATGGACGTCATTATTGGCAAGGCATCCATCGAGTACATCGGAGACCTGCCGCTGGTCGATATTCAATATCGTTTGAGTCAGCCGCGGAATCGGATCGCGAAGCGAATTTTTGACATTTTCGTTGCTGTGGCACTGTTGATCGTTTTTTTGCCGGTGTTTTTTTATTTAATAGTTTTCAAAGGCGCGCGTTGTGAGAAAAAAATAATTGTCGGTCCGCTGGAGAAGAATATTCCGGTTTGTTTCTTTAAAGGAAAAAAGTTGACAGAGCGACAGAAAAAATTGCCTCTTTTGGGAGCGGTTTTGCTGGGACGGATCAGTCTCGTCGGCGCTCCGTTTGTCTTTTTAAATGAAAATAAAAATTTTCAAGCTGCGGATTTGAAACCTGGCGTCACGGGGCTGGCGCAAATTAGCAGAAACACTTCAGGAACCGCGGAAGATATTGAGCGTTACAATCAGTTTTACATGAAAAACTACTCCATTCAGTCGGATGTAGAGATTTTGATAAAAGCGCTTTTTAGAATTTGA